A region of Nitrospinota bacterium DNA encodes the following proteins:
- a CDS encoding type II toxin-antitoxin system RelE/ParE family toxin has protein sequence MKYKIEIKPRAMKDLRGMPRDRIENILAKIECLQDNMAGDVKRLTNHTPEYRLRAGDYRVLFEVADDIITVCRVKHRKDAYI, from the coding sequence ATGAAATACAAAATTGAAATCAAGCCCAGGGCAATGAAAGATTTGCGTGGTATGCCGAGAGACCGGATAGAGAATATTTTGGCGAAAATTGAATGTTTGCAAGATAACATGGCCGGTGACGTGAAAAGGCTTACAAACCATACGCCCGAATACAGATTGCGGGCAGGGGATTACCGTGTCCTGTTCGAAGTGGCTGATGATATAATTACCGTGTGCCGGGTAAAACACAGAAAGGACGCGTATATCTAA
- a CDS encoding type II toxin-antitoxin system Phd/YefM family antitoxin — protein sequence MIELHPEVLTKNGRKEFVVLPYEEFVALQQLLEDMEDLRDLRTAKTEDTGKPDISLEDAKKELLK from the coding sequence TTGATTGAGCTTCATCCGGAAGTGCTCACCAAAAACGGCAGGAAGGAATTTGTGGTTCTTCCATACGAGGAGTTCGTGGCCCTTCAGCAGCTTCTGGAAGACATGGAGGATCTGCGTGATCTCCGCACGGCCAAGACAGAAGACACAGGCAAACCCGACATAAGCCTTGAGGACGCAAAAAAAGAATTGCTGAAATAG
- a CDS encoding DUF4926 domain-containing protein, whose amino-acid sequence MKLELYQRVALTVDQPAIGLKKGDVATLVDYAPHPSGGEAGCVLKVFNALGDSIAVVTVKESHVEPLQQDEVLAMRHLVKA is encoded by the coding sequence ATGAAGCTGGAATTGTATCAGCGGGTGGCGCTGACTGTTGACCAGCCCGCAATAGGGTTGAAAAAGGGGGACGTGGCCACATTAGTGGATTATGCGCCACATCCATCAGGCGGTGAAGCTGGATGCGTACTGAAAGTCTTTAACGCCCTCGGAGATTCAATCGCTGTAGTCACAGTGAAAGAATCCCATGTGGAGCCTTTGCAACAGGATGAAGTGCTGGCGATGAGGCATTTGGTGAAAGCGTAA
- a CDS encoding DUF262 domain-containing protein: MQAKETKVQDIIEGTKQYVIPLFQRTYSWTKKEWEILWKDLIELCESENPRTHFIGSIVNMPTVSVPEGVAKYLLIDGQQRLTTLFILLTLLRDKAKDNQNEELAEEISNTLLVNPYKKDNDYFKLMPTQIDRDAYKRLIKGEKDNAENQLIQAYTFFEKKLRQVQFSHERIKEIITTYFSLVSIVLDADDNPYLVFESLNAKGRPLTQADLIRNYFFMRIHVDKQEKVYQEYWQPMQDGLKDNLTEYIRHFLMKDGNIVKQTDVYYELKEKVTSANAIDYLKELQIFSGYYQCLISPELEPEGDLKKYFDRLNRIEVTTAYPFLLNIYGNYISQKISKNDFLAILCTIENYLIRRFVCNVPTNQLNKIFPAVYPQLIKSYPDRIVEGVKTILQSKGYPKDNEFLLRFKENKFYGAGDRQIKTKLILETLEAQYEHKEAVSVENLTIEHVMPQTLSEGWKKHLGEDWEETHELLIHTIGNLTLTAYNQELSNDDFESKKQTYGQSHLELNGYFANCSSWTRDEIETRAEVLAQQALSTWNYFGQENPSQSDMMEVTGTKPIGLKILGQKLKVQSWRDVLEQTLNTVADLEPDKFDIIARSFPRYLGKEKGKFRETRQLQNGYFIEVNLSAQNIQKFCSQAIETIELTSDEWEVTY; this comes from the coding sequence ATGCAGGCTAAGGAAACTAAAGTTCAAGATATTATTGAAGGAACCAAGCAGTACGTTATTCCTCTTTTTCAGAGAACGTATAGTTGGACGAAAAAGGAGTGGGAGATTTTATGGAAAGACCTGATTGAGCTCTGCGAATCCGAAAATCCAAGGACTCATTTTATTGGCTCAATTGTAAATATGCCTACAGTCTCTGTGCCAGAAGGCGTGGCCAAATATCTCTTGATTGATGGTCAGCAACGGTTGACGACGCTATTTATTCTTTTAACTCTATTGCGCGACAAAGCCAAAGATAATCAAAATGAAGAATTAGCCGAGGAAATAAGCAATACATTACTGGTGAATCCATATAAAAAAGATAATGACTATTTCAAGTTAATGCCCACCCAAATTGATAGAGATGCATACAAGAGACTGATAAAAGGTGAAAAAGATAATGCAGAGAATCAACTAATTCAAGCATATACTTTTTTTGAAAAAAAGCTCAGGCAAGTTCAATTTAGTCACGAAAGGATAAAGGAAATCATCACCACCTATTTCTCGCTTGTAAGCATAGTGCTTGATGCTGATGACAATCCATACTTGGTTTTTGAAAGTCTAAATGCAAAAGGAAGGCCGCTTACGCAGGCTGATTTAATTAGGAATTATTTTTTCATGCGTATTCATGTCGATAAGCAAGAAAAAGTTTATCAAGAGTATTGGCAGCCAATGCAAGATGGGCTTAAGGATAATCTCACAGAGTACATCAGGCACTTTTTGATGAAAGACGGTAATATTGTAAAGCAAACTGACGTTTATTACGAACTTAAGGAAAAAGTAACATCGGCTAATGCAATTGACTACTTAAAGGAATTGCAGATATTTTCGGGTTATTATCAATGTTTGATTTCTCCGGAATTAGAACCCGAAGGAGATTTAAAAAAGTATTTTGATAGATTAAACAGAATTGAAGTCACAACAGCGTACCCGTTTCTTTTGAACATCTACGGTAACTACATTAGCCAGAAAATCAGCAAAAATGATTTTCTGGCTATTTTATGTACTATTGAGAATTATCTCATTAGGAGATTTGTTTGTAATGTGCCGACCAACCAACTCAACAAAATATTTCCAGCAGTTTATCCTCAATTAATTAAAAGTTACCCAGACCGTATTGTTGAAGGTGTTAAAACAATACTGCAAAGCAAAGGGTATCCCAAAGACAATGAGTTCTTATTGCGTTTTAAAGAAAATAAGTTTTATGGGGCCGGTGACAGGCAAATAAAAACTAAGCTCATTTTAGAAACTTTAGAAGCGCAATATGAACATAAGGAAGCAGTTTCGGTAGAAAACTTAACCATTGAGCATGTGATGCCGCAGACTCTATCAGAAGGGTGGAAAAAACATCTCGGTGAAGACTGGGAGGAAACTCATGAATTACTGATACATACAATTGGCAATCTAACTCTGACCGCCTATAACCAAGAGTTATCGAATGACGATTTTGAATCTAAGAAGCAAACCTATGGCCAAAGTCATTTAGAACTTAACGGATATTTTGCCAACTGCTCCTCCTGGACGCGCGATGAAATAGAGACAAGAGCAGAGGTTTTAGCCCAACAAGCACTTTCAACATGGAATTACTTCGGCCAGGAAAACCCTTCACAATCTGACATGATGGAGGTTACAGGGACAAAACCAATAGGGCTAAAGATTTTAGGACAAAAATTGAAGGTCCAATCGTGGCGAGATGTTTTAGAACAAACCCTCAATACAGTTGCCGACCTAGAGCCTGATAAATTTGACATTATTGCCAGAAGCTTTCCACGCTATCTTGGTAAGGAAAAAGGCAAATTCAGAGAGACAAGACAACTTCAAAATGGTTATTTCATTGAAGTCAACTTGTCCGCCCAAAATATTCAAAAATTTTGCTCCCAGGCGATTGAAACAATTGAATTAACATCCGATGAGTGGGAAGTAACGTATTGA
- the purD gene encoding phosphoribosylamine--glycine ligase, translating into MNVLVIGSGGREHALVWKIAQSPLVKKVYCAPGNAGMEGVAKLVPIGADELGNLLLFADENDIDLTVVGPEAPLVAGLVDAFENAGLMVVGPRKAAAMLEGSKVFMKGVLTRAGVPTARYEVHTSRSEAVAALQRFGAAVVIKADGLAAGKGVVVAKSRDEAVTAIDDMVVKKVFGPAGEKIILEETLIGEEASILAFCDGKNVIMMPSSQDHKRIGDGDTGPNTGGMGAYSPAPVITPELSDWIEKNVMLETLSTMAGEGNPYKGILYAGIMITAEGPKVLEFNCRFGDPECQPLMRRMKSDIVPVLFSIAEGDLSNTQVEWTEEPAVGVVMASKGYPGDYEKGKPISGLEEANGSPGAVVFHSGTKKGPAGEIVTNGGRVLCVTATGVTVGQAINRAYEAAGKIKFEGAVYRKDIGRRALER; encoded by the coding sequence ATTAATGTCCTGGTAATCGGCTCCGGCGGGCGGGAACACGCTTTGGTGTGGAAAATCGCCCAGAGCCCGCTGGTTAAAAAAGTTTACTGCGCGCCGGGCAACGCTGGAATGGAAGGGGTGGCAAAACTGGTTCCCATCGGGGCCGACGAGCTGGGGAATCTCCTGCTTTTCGCCGATGAGAACGATATAGACCTGACAGTTGTGGGCCCGGAGGCTCCGCTGGTGGCGGGGCTTGTGGACGCTTTCGAGAACGCTGGGCTCATGGTTGTGGGCCCGCGAAAAGCGGCGGCCATGCTGGAAGGCTCCAAAGTGTTCATGAAGGGTGTTCTCACCCGGGCGGGCGTGCCCACGGCCCGGTACGAGGTTCACACAAGCCGCTCCGAAGCCGTGGCGGCGTTACAGCGGTTCGGCGCCGCAGTGGTGATAAAGGCCGACGGGCTGGCGGCGGGCAAGGGGGTTGTGGTGGCCAAATCCCGGGACGAGGCGGTAACGGCTATAGACGACATGGTGGTGAAAAAGGTGTTCGGCCCCGCTGGCGAGAAGATCATCCTGGAAGAAACCCTGATAGGTGAAGAAGCGTCCATTCTCGCCTTCTGTGATGGCAAAAACGTGATAATGATGCCCTCGTCGCAAGACCATAAGAGAATAGGCGACGGCGACACCGGCCCAAACACCGGCGGCATGGGAGCATATTCGCCCGCCCCGGTGATAACGCCGGAGCTTTCGGACTGGATAGAGAAGAACGTGATGCTCGAGACGCTATCCACCATGGCTGGCGAGGGGAATCCGTACAAGGGCATCCTGTACGCGGGCATAATGATAACCGCCGAGGGGCCTAAGGTGCTGGAGTTCAACTGCCGGTTCGGCGACCCGGAATGCCAGCCGCTCATGCGCAGGATGAAAAGCGACATCGTGCCGGTTCTGTTTTCCATAGCCGAGGGGGATTTGTCCAACACCCAAGTGGAATGGACGGAAGAACCGGCGGTGGGCGTTGTGATGGCGTCGAAAGGTTATCCCGGCGATTACGAGAAGGGCAAACCCATCTCCGGCCTTGAGGAGGCCAACGGCTCGCCAGGGGCCGTGGTTTTCCACTCCGGCACAAAGAAAGGCCCGGCTGGCGAGATCGTCACCAACGGGGGCCGGGTGCTATGCGTAACCGCCACCGGAGTCACGGTGGGCCAGGCTATAAACCGGGCGTATGAAGCGGCGGGCAAAATAAAATTCGAAGGGGCTGTTTACAGAAAAGATATAGGACGCCGGGCGCTGGAGCGATGA
- a CDS encoding ABC transporter substrate-binding protein, with the protein MRLSFAGILLALAALAGCQRADRPPAGFTAIAIESGPAVINPLLSTDAAAAKVEGLIFNGLLKRDDDFSLKPDLAEKWDYQTPLKLRITLRRNVKFHDGSPFTSADVKAAFDFILNEKNSSPLRGSFSEISSVDTLDDFTLMLTLKRQSAPLLGNLTFGVPKAGTANSGAPMGTGPFILKESVQDEKLVLVRNDLYFEGAPKLAGVIVKIIPDETVRVLSLESGAVSAIMNPITPDILPRFQKNAKLNVATTQSVSYSYLGFNMEDHLTGNIAVRRAIAYGIDRESIINFILKGMAIPATGPLPPGSEFYSGAVAQYPYDPEKAMRILDEAGFEDPDGPGPQLRFTLRYSTSQNELRRRIAEVMKWQLEKIGVGLDVRSYEWGAFYADIRKGAFQLFSLTWVGVGDPDILHYMFHSSSMPPDGANRGRYRNQELDGLLERGRVAEGTERKTAYNAAQKIIAVDLPYVSLWHPLNVAVTASSLKGFKLGPDENIKSLKTAFMEN; encoded by the coding sequence ATGAGGCTTTCGTTTGCGGGGATTCTTCTAGCCTTGGCGGCGCTGGCCGGGTGCCAGAGGGCGGACAGGCCCCCGGCAGGTTTTACCGCCATCGCCATAGAGTCCGGCCCAGCCGTCATAAACCCCCTTCTTTCCACAGACGCCGCCGCCGCCAAGGTGGAAGGGCTTATATTCAACGGTCTTTTAAAAAGGGATGACGATTTTTCCCTCAAGCCCGACCTGGCGGAAAAATGGGATTACCAAACACCCCTTAAGCTCAGGATAACCCTCAGGCGCAATGTGAAATTCCACGATGGTTCCCCATTCACCTCTGCAGACGTGAAAGCCGCTTTCGATTTTATCCTGAACGAAAAGAACAGCTCGCCATTGCGAGGCTCTTTCTCCGAAATAAGTTCTGTGGATACGCTGGACGATTTCACCCTTATGCTGACGCTCAAACGCCAAAGCGCCCCGTTGCTGGGCAACCTCACTTTTGGCGTTCCAAAAGCGGGGACCGCGAACAGCGGAGCCCCCATGGGCACAGGGCCGTTTATCTTGAAAGAGAGCGTTCAGGATGAAAAGCTGGTTCTGGTCCGCAACGACCTGTATTTCGAGGGCGCCCCGAAGCTTGCCGGGGTGATTGTAAAAATAATCCCCGATGAAACTGTGAGGGTTTTGAGCCTGGAAAGCGGCGCGGTGAGCGCCATAATGAACCCCATCACGCCGGACATACTCCCCCGGTTCCAAAAGAACGCCAAGCTGAATGTGGCCACAACCCAAAGCGTCAGCTACTCATACCTGGGTTTCAACATGGAAGACCACCTCACGGGAAACATAGCCGTGCGCCGCGCCATAGCCTATGGAATAGACCGCGAGAGCATCATAAACTTCATCCTCAAGGGAATGGCCATCCCCGCCACCGGCCCATTGCCGCCGGGGTCGGAGTTTTACAGCGGCGCCGTGGCGCAATACCCTTACGACCCGGAAAAAGCCATGCGTATTCTGGACGAGGCGGGATTTGAAGACCCGGACGGGCCTGGGCCGCAATTACGGTTCACGTTGCGGTACAGCACTTCCCAGAACGAGCTTAGAAGGCGCATAGCCGAGGTGATGAAATGGCAGTTGGAGAAAATCGGCGTTGGGCTGGACGTGCGCTCCTATGAGTGGGGCGCGTTTTACGCGGACATCAGGAAAGGCGCCTTCCAGCTGTTTTCCCTGACATGGGTTGGCGTGGGGGATCCGGACATTCTCCATTACATGTTCCACTCCTCCTCAATGCCGCCAGACGGGGCGAACAGGGGACGCTATCGCAACCAGGAGCTGGACGGGCTTCTGGAGCGCGGCAGAGTGGCGGAAGGAACGGAGCGCAAAACCGCTTATAACGCGGCGCAGAAAATAATCGCAGTAGACCTGCCATATGTTTCCCTGTGGCATCCGCTGAATGTGGCCGTCACCGCTTCCAGCCTGAAAGGTTTCAAACTGGGGCCAGACGAGAATATAAAATCGTTGAAAACCGCGTTCATGGAAAACTGA
- a CDS encoding ABC transporter permease → MRAYIIRRLMVALPVIFGVVTMVFLIVHLTPGDPVEIMLGESAAVADRETLRRELGLDRPLVEQYAAFLGGVATFDLGKSLYTKKGVFASIRDKYPATLILALCSMAVAVAIAIPMGALAAAKKDTWVDRGSMFMSLIGVSMPSFWLGPLLILIFAVEFKWLPVSGMDSPASIILPALTLGSAMAAILSRLTRSTMIEALGEDFISTARAKGVKERAVLFRHALANALLPVTTVAGLQLGAMLAGAVITETIFAWPGLGRLTIQAINARDYPLIQGCVLTIAVSYVLVNLLVDVMYAVIDPRVRRR, encoded by the coding sequence GTGCGAGCATACATAATCCGCAGGCTCATGGTTGCCTTGCCGGTGATATTCGGCGTGGTCACCATGGTGTTTCTAATCGTCCACCTCACCCCCGGCGACCCGGTGGAGATAATGCTGGGCGAGTCCGCCGCCGTGGCGGACAGGGAAACGTTACGTCGGGAACTGGGGCTGGACAGGCCGCTGGTGGAGCAGTACGCGGCTTTTTTGGGCGGCGTGGCCACCTTTGACCTGGGTAAATCGCTATACACTAAAAAGGGCGTGTTTGCCTCCATCCGTGATAAATATCCGGCTACGCTGATTCTTGCGTTATGCTCCATGGCCGTAGCGGTTGCCATCGCCATACCCATGGGGGCGCTGGCCGCCGCTAAAAAAGACACGTGGGTGGACAGGGGCTCCATGTTCATGTCGCTCATCGGCGTCTCCATGCCTTCTTTCTGGCTGGGGCCTTTGTTGATACTCATCTTCGCGGTGGAGTTCAAATGGCTACCGGTATCCGGGATGGACAGCCCTGCAAGCATAATCCTGCCCGCGCTAACACTGGGCTCGGCCATGGCGGCCATACTCTCGCGCCTCACCCGCTCCACCATGATAGAGGCGTTGGGGGAGGATTTCATATCCACCGCCAGGGCCAAAGGGGTAAAAGAGCGCGCCGTGCTTTTCCGCCACGCCCTGGCCAACGCGCTATTGCCCGTTACCACCGTGGCGGGGCTTCAGTTAGGCGCCATGCTGGCCGGGGCGGTGATAACGGAAACCATCTTCGCGTGGCCCGGTCTGGGCAGGCTCACCATCCAGGCCATTAACGCCCGCGACTATCCGCTGATACAAGGTTGCGTGTTGACCATCGCCGTGTCTTACGTGCTGGTGAACCTGCTGGTGGATGTGATGTACGCGGTAATAGACCCCAGGGTGCGGCGCCGATGA
- a CDS encoding ABC transporter permease, which yields MKPRVPLTLALGGALTMLLLAMAIFAPWVAPSSPFDQNLYAGLDGPATGHALGNDRLGRDMLSRIIFGFRVSFSVGFTVVIVSSLTGTAIGAIAGYAGGKVDEALMRVCDVFMAFPGILLAIAFMAATGPGLGNVVAALCLMGWTSYARLARGQALSLREREFVTAAEALGAGPGRIVFLHILPNMLAPLIVEGTFGLASAMVAEAGLSFLGLGVQPPNPSLGSMLAEGRQFILVAPHMVAFPGLAIMAAVMGVNFMGDGLRDWLDPKNNGR from the coding sequence ATGAAACCAAGGGTTCCGCTGACTCTGGCCCTTGGCGGCGCGCTTACCATGCTTTTACTTGCCATGGCTATCTTCGCCCCCTGGGTGGCCCCTTCATCCCCTTTCGACCAAAACCTGTACGCCGGGTTGGACGGCCCCGCCACCGGCCATGCGCTGGGGAACGACCGGCTGGGGCGGGACATGCTTAGCCGGATAATTTTCGGGTTCCGCGTCTCGTTCTCGGTTGGGTTTACGGTGGTCATAGTCTCCTCGCTTACAGGAACCGCCATAGGCGCCATCGCCGGATACGCCGGGGGGAAGGTGGATGAAGCACTGATGCGCGTCTGTGATGTGTTCATGGCCTTTCCAGGCATATTGCTGGCCATAGCTTTCATGGCCGCCACCGGGCCGGGGCTTGGAAACGTGGTGGCGGCGCTGTGTCTTATGGGGTGGACAAGTTACGCGCGGCTGGCGCGGGGCCAGGCGTTATCGTTGCGGGAGCGGGAGTTCGTCACCGCCGCCGAGGCGCTGGGCGCCGGGCCGGGAAGGATAGTTTTTCTGCACATTCTCCCGAACATGCTGGCGCCTCTCATAGTGGAGGGCACTTTCGGTCTGGCCTCGGCCATGGTGGCGGAAGCGGGTTTAAGCTTCCTCGGGCTGGGGGTTCAGCCGCCCAATCCCTCATTAGGCTCCATGCTGGCGGAAGGAAGACAGTTCATCCTTGTGGCGCCCCACATGGTGGCCTTCCCCGGGCTTGCCATAATGGCGGCGGTGATGGGGGTGAATTTCATGGGCGATGGTTTGCGGGACTGGCTGGATCCGAAAAATAACGGGCGCTGA
- a CDS encoding cyclic nucleotide-binding domain-containing protein — MKIDNTDKGKWVALLMGVKFFSNCTEEELAALLDVGEVRHYKLHDYIIKEDDGTEDHSFFVILKGSAKVLKKAPMAMKKEVAALPEGECFGEMAFLLNTARTAYILAMEDCYMFCINAEDVGKMNDAIKAKIYHQFAISMANKLKYLTESLLRPYY, encoded by the coding sequence ATGAAGATAGATAACACGGACAAGGGCAAGTGGGTGGCCCTGCTTATGGGTGTAAAGTTCTTCTCCAATTGCACGGAAGAGGAACTGGCGGCGCTGTTGGACGTGGGGGAGGTGCGCCATTACAAACTGCACGACTACATAATCAAGGAGGACGACGGAACGGAAGACCACTCTTTTTTCGTGATCCTCAAAGGCTCCGCCAAGGTTTTAAAGAAGGCTCCAATGGCCATGAAAAAAGAGGTTGCGGCGCTTCCCGAAGGGGAATGTTTCGGCGAGATGGCCTTTTTGCTGAACACCGCCCGCACGGCCTATATCCTGGCCATGGAGGATTGCTACATGTTCTGCATAAACGCCGAGGATGTGGGCAAAATGAACGACGCCATAAAAGCCAAGATATACCACCAGTTCGCAATTTCCATGGCCAACAAGCTGAAGTACCTAACTGAGAGTTTGTTGAGACCGTATTATTGA
- a CDS encoding HEPN domain-containing protein, which translates to MVCFHCQQYAEKLLKAFLTLHGIEAPRTHNLRRLIQLASTKAPEIENLIDESDRLTAHGVASRYPDDWAIIESEEMERMVTLARKIGAAIVSRLNL; encoded by the coding sequence ATTGTCTGTTTTCATTGTCAGCAATATGCGGAAAAACTTCTCAAAGCATTTTTGACGTTGCATGGTATAGAAGCGCCCAGGACACACAATTTGCGCCGACTGATTCAATTGGCATCTACAAAGGCCCCGGAAATAGAAAACCTCATTGATGAGTCCGACAGACTGACTGCTCATGGTGTGGCAAGCAGGTATCCAGACGACTGGGCTATTATAGAATCCGAAGAAATGGAGCGAATGGTCACTTTAGCCAGGAAAATCGGCGCGGCAATCGTTTCACGGTTGAATTTGTAG
- a CDS encoding nucleotidyltransferase domain-containing protein, with protein MKTIPAITINEITRRLVDEFHPQKIVLFGSQVAGEADEDSDVDILVVAETNLTPQERFCAASKSLADYPFAFDVIVKTPEEYQRSRFMVNHIVYFADKYGTVVYERKEP; from the coding sequence ATGAAAACCATTCCTGCCATTACCATAAACGAAATCACCCGTCGCCTCGTGGACGAGTTTCATCCCCAAAAAATCGTCCTTTTTGGCTCACAGGTGGCAGGCGAAGCGGACGAAGACAGCGATGTGGATATCCTGGTAGTGGCTGAAACAAATTTGACGCCGCAAGAAAGGTTCTGCGCCGCAAGCAAATCCTTAGCTGACTATCCTTTCGCATTCGACGTTATTGTTAAAACCCCGGAAGAGTACCAGCGCTCAAGGTTTATGGTTAATCACATCGTCTATTTCGCTGACAAATACGGCACGGTTGTATATGAGCGAAAAGAACCTTGA
- a CDS encoding homoserine dehydrogenase, producing the protein MRTVRLGIIGLGVVGCGVLEVLRVRGEELARKIGAPIKVTKAAAKDISKKRSEVVDQAILTGDPFDVVNSPDVDIVVEVMGGETPALELALAAARNGKHIVTANKRLLAVHGEKIYSAVEAAGVELGFEAAVAGAVPIIRSLREGFRANRIEAVYGIINGTSNYILSRMADEGKSFGEILKDAQTLGYAEADPTFDVEGIDAAHKAAVLASLAFETPVDFKGVYIEGITAITPEDIEMAREFGYRIKLLAVAKRVNDSIEIRVHPAMIPSRHPMANVNGALNAVEVIGDFAGVNMLVGPGAGAGPTASAVMSDTLDIAERMVNGGAGKRPPMNAPGAMRKKIKARPVDETVSRYYLRFTAPDRPGVLAQLAGALGDNGISIASMIQRGRTEDKPVSVVITTHTAVEASLRKALAKIGALNVCAAPTMVIRIEGE; encoded by the coding sequence ATGCGAACCGTCCGGCTTGGGATAATCGGCCTTGGCGTGGTGGGGTGTGGAGTGCTGGAAGTCCTTCGCGTCCGTGGCGAGGAGCTGGCCCGGAAAATCGGCGCGCCCATAAAAGTAACCAAAGCCGCCGCAAAGGACATCTCGAAGAAACGTTCCGAGGTGGTGGACCAGGCCATTCTCACCGGCGATCCGTTCGATGTGGTGAACTCCCCCGATGTGGACATCGTGGTGGAGGTAATGGGGGGTGAAACCCCGGCGCTGGAGCTGGCGCTTGCCGCCGCCCGGAACGGCAAACACATAGTTACCGCCAACAAGCGCCTGCTGGCCGTCCATGGCGAGAAGATATATTCCGCCGTGGAGGCCGCAGGGGTGGAGCTGGGTTTCGAGGCGGCGGTGGCCGGGGCGGTGCCCATCATCCGGTCGCTAAGGGAGGGTTTCCGCGCCAACCGTATCGAGGCGGTTTACGGCATCATCAACGGCACTTCCAACTACATCCTCTCCCGCATGGCCGACGAGGGCAAATCTTTCGGCGAGATTTTGAAAGACGCGCAAACGCTTGGTTACGCCGAGGCGGATCCAACTTTCGACGTGGAGGGGATAGACGCGGCCCACAAAGCGGCGGTGCTGGCTTCGCTGGCGTTCGAGACGCCGGTGGATTTCAAGGGCGTTTATATCGAAGGCATCACCGCCATCACCCCGGAAGACATTGAGATGGCGCGGGAGTTCGGCTACAGGATAAAACTGCTGGCGGTGGCCAAACGGGTGAACGATTCCATCGAGATCCGGGTGCATCCGGCCATGATACCCTCACGCCACCCAATGGCCAACGTGAACGGCGCGCTGAACGCCGTGGAGGTGATTGGCGATTTCGCCGGGGTGAACATGCTGGTGGGGCCGGGCGCGGGCGCTGGGCCAACGGCCTCGGCGGTGATGAGCGACACGCTGGACATCGCCGAGCGGATGGTTAACGGCGGCGCGGGGAAACGCCCGCCCATGAACGCCCCGGGCGCCATGCGCAAGAAGATAAAGGCCCGCCCTGTGGACGAGACCGTATCCCGTTATTATCTGCGGTTCACCGCGCCGGACAGGCCCGGAGTTCTGGCCCAACTGGCCGGAGCGCTGGGAGACAACGGCATATCCATAGCCTCCATGATCCAGCGTGGCCGGACGGAGGACAAACCGGTGAGCGTGGTTATCACCACCCACACGGCGGTGGAAGCCAGCCTGCGAAAAGCCCTGGCGAAGATAGGCGCCCTCAACGTCTGCGCCGCGCCCACCATGGTGATAAGGATAGAGGGGGAGTAG